Genomic DNA from Streptomyces caniferus:
CGCCAAGCACATCGCTCCCCGCGACACCGGAGTCCTCCTTGGTGATCTCCAAGGCACCCGGCATGAGGTTCGGATGGGTTGGGAGGACGTCGCCGTGGCGATCATGGCTCCCCGCTCCGGCAAGACCACGAGCCTGGCTATCCCCTCGATCCTCAGCGCCCCCGGCCCCGTCCTGCTGACCTCGAACAAGGCCGGCGGCGACGCCTACACCGCCACTATCGATGCGCGGGCGACCGTCGGCCGGGTCTGGTCGATGGACCCGCAGCAGATCGCCCATGCCGAGCGCACCATGTGGTGGAACCCCTTGGCGGATGCCAAGACCCTCGAGGGTGCCGGCCGTCTGGCCGGTCACTTCCTCGCCGCCAGCGTGGACGCCTCCCAGCAGGGTGACTTCTGGTCCAAGGCCGGATCCAACATCCTCTCCCAGCTCTTCCTGGCCGCCGCGCTCGACGAACGCCCCATCACGGACGTGACGTCCTGGCTGGCCTTCCCCGCGGACCGCACCCCGCTGGACATTCTGCGCGACCACGGCTTCGTAGCTGTCGCCGCCCAGCTCAAGGGCACCGTCGAAGGCCCGCCGGAGACCCGCGACGGCATCTACGAGACCGCCCGCCAGTACGCCGCCGCCCTGCTGAACACGGAGATCGCCGCGTGGGTCAGCCCGCAGGAGGGCATCGCTGAGTTCAAGCCGTCGGAGTTCGTGGACAGCACGGACACGCTCTACCTGCTCTCCAAGGATGGCGGCGGCGGTGCCAGCGCGCTGATCGCGGCGTGCGCGGACTCGGTCATGCGGGCCGCGACCGCCCGCGCCGAACGGGCCGGCGGACGGCTCGACCCGCCGATGCTCGCGATCCTCGACGAGGCCGCCAACGTGTGCAAGATCTCGGACTTGCCCGACCTGTACTCGCACCTGGGCAGCCGCGGCATCATCCCGATCACCATCCTGCAGTCCTACCGCCAGGGCCAGAAGGTCTGGGGGGATGCCGGCATGGACGCCATGTGGTCGGCCTCCACCATCAAGGTCGTCGGCCCCGGCATCGACGACCCCGACTTCGCCGACAAGCTCAGCCGGATGATTGGCGACCACGACGTGGAGAGCACGTCCGTCTCGCACTCCGAGTCCGGCAAGTCCACCAGCGTGTCCATGCGACAGGAACGCATCCTGGCGGCCGACGCCATCCGCGCCCTGCCCAAGGGCAGCGCGCTGTGCTTCGCCACCGGAATGCGCGTCGCCGGTCTCGATATGAAGCCCTGGTACCTGCAGCCCGAAGCGGACGAAATCTCCGCCGCCTCGGAGCGTGCCTCGAAGGCCATCACCGAACGCGCCGTCGCCAAGACCACGCCGAAGCAGAGCGACTTCACAACGGCCGCGTAAGCCCGCCACCACACCAGGAAGGCCATGACCCCGACCAAACCGCTTGCCGTCGACACCGACACGCACTCGCAGATCGCCCTGCTCGCCCGGGCCTGGGGCGTCAGCCACGACGAAGTGCTGCGAAAGCTCCTCGCGCAATTCGCCCAGCTACCCACCGCCCCGCCAGCGGCGGCCGGAATGGACGTGTATGCGATCTACGCCTGCACCCACGTCGAAGGCCGATACGACCCTGTAACGGGGACTCTAACCATCGAGGAAGGCCCCGGGCAGGGCCATTACAAGACGCCCAGTGGCGCCTCGGCAGCTGTGCTCCGCGCCCTACGACCGACCGTTACCCCCATCCGTAGCGGCTGGGAGTTCTGGCGGATACGCAGCACCGGGGTCCCTCTCGAATCCATCCGCCCCGACCACACCTGGCGTGTAACACCAGCAACGCCGCCCCCCGCAACCTCAGTCGGGCGCTCCTCCCCCGCGCGTCACTGAACCGCCGCGGCCGGGACGACACACGCCGTCCCGGCCGCGGACGGACCGCGGGAGCGAACAGATCGCCCGCACGCTCCGCCAAGCCCCTGACAGGACACGCTCATCGACACCTACGAATCCCACGAACTCGACGACATGACGCCAGCCGCAGCGCTGGACGCCGTCATCGCCGACGTTCGCTCCCACCCCGTCGACCCCGGCCCCGGCGGCTTCTTCACCGCCCTGCGCCACATCGACCTGCTCAGCCATCTCGCCCTGCGCTTCGCCGGCGACGCCCACTACCACCTCGACTCTGCCCACGAAACGGGCTCCGCCTGGCATCCGGTCGAGGCACTCACCAACACGGCGGTCCCGCTCAGCAGAGCGCAGTACCACTACGCGCAGGCCATGATTCCGCTCGCCACGCTCAGCAAACCGAACCCTGACACGTCCACGGCTGCACGGCTTCACGACATCGAGCATCACTGCACGCTGCGCACCCAACTCCACGCCGCCGCACAGTCCCTCGACGAGGCCCGCACCACGCTGCGCACGCCCACCCCGGCACGGCCTCCGTCCCCCACTGCCCCGCCCCCGGTGGCGACATCGGAACAGACCGCTTCGCGCCGGGCCCGCTGAGCAACTACCAGCCCCCTCCCCCCCAACAACCTCCCTGGACCGTCTTGTCTCTTCTGAACATCCCCGATGTGTTCATCGGGTCCACCGACGACGGGCACACCTTCGTCGTCCTCAATCGCCGCATCCGCGACGCCGACCGGCTGCTGACCGATGCGGGATTCCTCGCCCGTGAACACCTCGGACGCACGCTCTACTTGCTCCCACCGGGCACGGCCCAGGACGCCCACGAGCGCGCCGGGGACGCGATGTACGGGCTCTTGGCCCGCACTCTCGACCTTGTCGACCTCTCCTGGACGACGCGCTGGAGCCCCGACGCCCTACCCGATGCCGATCCGGACCTCCGCTTCCAGTTCACCGACGGCACCGTGACGGCGACAGCCGAGACCACCACCGCCCGCTCACTCCTGGAGCAGCACGGCTTCGCCCTCGCGGCGGACGGCTCCTCCTATCAGCCGCAGCCCGGGCTGGATCAACGCGGCCTACTCGGCGCCGTCACGGCCGCCGAAACGCACGCCTACACCCACGGCCTCACGGTCAGCGTCGGCCTCGGCATCCCCACACCGATGGACATCCCGGCCGCACCCCGCCGTGCATCACCTGCTCCCCCCAGCCCCCCGTCCGGACCGGCGCCCCGTCGCCGCCCGCGCTGACTCCACACCCGCCGCCCTTCTCAAGGGCATGCCCCGGAGCCCCTGTTGACCACCGCCGTCGATCTCAACGAGCAGATCAACCAGCTGCGCCACCTCGCCCACCACTTCAAGGCCCTTCACAACCGGGTCCGCGCCCTCGACATCGCGGCCGTCGCGCCAGGCACGGAAGCCCTTCGGCAGCTCACCCCCCTTGTGCTCACGAGCCAGGAGCTGGTCGGGAAGGCGCTCTTGCCACTGTCCGCCCTCGACGGAAGCCCATACGCAGCCGTGAGCGGCAGCCGGCAAGCACTCAACGCTCTCGGTGCCGT
This window encodes:
- a CDS encoding type IV secretory system conjugative DNA transfer family protein, yielding IAVLLALAALGALWWSRHKNTSGGKKKSFRGLARRRDIAPLLAKAMTAKARSLRPSLADAKHIAPRDTGVLLGDLQGTRHEVRMGWEDVAVAIMAPRSGKTTSLAIPSILSAPGPVLLTSNKAGGDAYTATIDARATVGRVWSMDPQQIAHAERTMWWNPLADAKTLEGAGRLAGHFLAASVDASQQGDFWSKAGSNILSQLFLAAALDERPITDVTSWLAFPADRTPLDILRDHGFVAVAAQLKGTVEGPPETRDGIYETARQYAAALLNTEIAAWVSPQEGIAEFKPSEFVDSTDTLYLLSKDGGGGASALIAACADSVMRAATARAERAGGRLDPPMLAILDEAANVCKISDLPDLYSHLGSRGIIPITILQSYRQGQKVWGDAGMDAMWSASTIKVVGPGIDDPDFADKLSRMIGDHDVESTSVSHSESGKSTSVSMRQERILAADAIRALPKGSALCFATGMRVAGLDMKPWYLQPEADEISAASERASKAITERAVAKTTPKQSDFTTAA